The following proteins are co-located in the Gossypium hirsutum isolate 1008001.06 chromosome A02, Gossypium_hirsutum_v2.1, whole genome shotgun sequence genome:
- the LOC107951159 gene encoding cation/H(+) antiporter 18, with translation MATNATTSSQCHPMKATSNGVFQGDNPLDFALPLAILQICIVVALTRILAFLLKPLRQPRVIAEIVGGILLGPSALGRNKNYLNTIFPTKSLTVLDTIANLGLLFFLFLVGLELDMKSVRRTGKKALSIAVAGISLPFILGIGTSYALRATISKGVDEAPFLVFMGVALSITAFPVLARILAELKLLTTDLGRMAMSAAAVNDVAAWILLALAIALSATDKSPLVSLWVFLSGTGFIVGCIFIVPPIFKWMIQRCPEGEPVSELYICATLTAVLAAGFITDLIGIHALFGAFVIGVLVPKEGPFAGALVEKVEDLVSGLFLPLYFVSSGLKTNIATIQGAQSWGLLVLVIITACFGKIVGTVSVSLLCKLPFSEALALGFLMNTKGLVELIVLNIGKDRKVLNDETFAIMVLMAVFTTFLTTPLVMAVYKPAKRQGKGEYKHKTIERKERNSQLRILACFHSYRNIPTMINLIEASRGTEKKEGLCVYALHLMELSERPSAILMVHRARKNGLPFWNKGTHSDGDQIVVVFETFRQLSRVSVRPMTAISSLSSLHEDICESAERKRAAMIILPFHKHQRVDGTFETTRTDYQLINKRVLENAPCSVGILVDRGLGGSTHISASNVDSIITVLFFGGNDDREALAYGARMAEHPGISLTIVRFLPGPEVSGEIVTTDINTSDEQYLMEFKNKISNDKSINFEERVVRNSTETIEAIGEFNRCNLFVVGQMPETHVIAKLNAKSECPELGPIGSLLTSPEFSTTASVLVVQQYKIAKKSPRPSISSTKVAVAAISDEDLENA, from the exons ATGGCGACGAATGCTACAACATCAAGCCAATGTCATCCAATGAAAGCTACATCGAACGGGGTGTTCCAGGGTGATAACCCTTTGGATTTTGCACTCCCTCTCGCCATCCTTCAGATATGTATCGTGGTTGCACTCACTCGTATTCTTGCTTTTCTTCTTAAGCCTCTACGGCAGCCTCGTGTCATCGCCGAGATTGTG GGTGGAATATTACTTGGTCCATCAGCTCTTGGAAGAAACAAAAACTACCTGAATACAATCTTCCCAACTAAGAGTCTTACAGTGTTGGATACTATAGCCAATCTTGGTCtccttttctttctatttctagTTGGCCTAGAGTTGGATATGAAATCAGTTCGCCGCACCGGAAAAAAGGCTCTTTCTATAGCAGTTGCAGGGATTAGCCTTCCTTTTATCCTAGGAATAGGAACATCATATGCCCTTCGTGCAACTATCTCAAAGGGTGTCGATGAAGCTCCGTTTCTCGTCTTCATGGGGGTTGCTCTTTCCATCACTGCCTTCCCTGTCTTGGCCCGTATTTTGGCTGAACTAAAGCTTTTAACCACTGATTTAGGCCGAATGGCAATGTCAGCTGCTGCAGTCAATGATGTGGCTGCATGGATTTTACTAGCTCTTGCTATTGCCTTATCAGCGACAGACAAATCTCCCCTTGTATCATTGTGGGTTTTCTTGTCTGGCACTGGTTTTATCGTTGGATGTATATTCATTGTCCCTCCTATATTCAAATGGATGATTCAACGTTGCCCTGAGGGTGAACCGGTGAGCGAATTGTACATATGTGCAACTTTAACAGCAGTTTTGGCAGCAGGCTTTATTACAGATCTTATTGGAATCCATGCCTTGTTTGGTGCATTTGTAATTGGAGTTCTTGTCCCCAAAGAAGGTCCATTTGCTGGTGCCCTAGTGGAGAAAGTTGAAGACCTTGTTTCCGGCCTCTTTCTTCCTCTGTATTTTGTGTCAAGTGGATTGAAAACAAATATTGCCACAATTCAAGGGGCTCAGTCTTGGGGCCTCCTTGTTCTAGTAATCATTACCGCATGTTTTGGAAAGATAGTCGGCACCGTCTCTGTTTCCCTTCTATGCAAGTTGCCTTTCAGTGAGGCTTTAGCCCTCGGGTTCCTTATGAATACAAAAGGTTTGGTGGAGCTCATCGTTCTCAACATCGGTAAAGACAGAAAG GTTTTGAACGATGAAACATTTGCAATCATGGTCTTGATGGCTGTCTTTACAACTTTTTTAACTACTCCCCTTGTGATGGCGGTATATAAGCCAGCTAAACGACAGGGTAAAGGAGAATACAAACACAAGACAATTGAAAGGAAAGAGAGAAATTCTCAGCTTCGAATACTGGCCTGCTTCCACAGTTATAGAAACATTCCCACTATGATTAATCTCATTGAGGCTTCACGTGGTACTGAGAAAAAGGAGGGACTATGTGTTTATGCGTTGCATCTCATGGAGCTCTCAGAAAGGCCATCCGCCATACTTATGGTCCATAGGGCAAGAAAGAATGGGTTACCGTTTTGGAATAAAGGCACACATTCAGATGGTGATCAAATTGTGGTGGTTTTCGAGACTTTTAGGCAACTAAGCCGAGTGTCGGTCCGCCCGATGACGGCAATCTCATCCTTATCTAGCTTGCATGAGGATATCTGCGAAAGTGCAGAAAGAAAAAGGGCAGCCATGATAATTCTCCCCTTCCATAAGCACCAGAGGGTGGACGGAACATTCGAGACGACTCGAACTGATTATCAATTGATCAATAAGCGAGTTCTCGAAAACGCACCGTGCTCGGTCGGCATCTTAGTCGACCGTGGTCTAGGTGGAAGCACGCATATATCGGCAAGCAACGTTGATTCCATCATAACCGTCTTGTTCTTTGGTGGAAACGATGATCGTGAAGCACTCGCTTACGGTGCACGTATGGCCGAGCACCCCGGCATCAGTCTAACCATTGTTCGCTTCTTACCAGGCCCCGAAGTTTCGGGTGAGATTGTCACAACTGATATAAACACAAGCGACGAACAATATCTGATGGAATTCAAGAACAAGATCTCAAATGACAAGTCAATAAATTTCGAAGAAAGAGTGGTAAGAAATTCCACGGAAACCATTGAAGCAATTGGAGAATTCAACCGATGCAACCTATTCGTGGTGGGCCAAATGCCTGAAACGCATGTGATTGCCAAATTGAACGCAAAGAGCGAATGCCCTGAATTAGGGCCAATAGGCAGCCTATTGACTTCCCCAGAATTCTCAACAACGGCATCTGTTTTGGTGGTGCAACAATATAAAATCGCAAAGAAATCGCCTCGTCCGTCAATATCTTCTACAAAGGTTGCAGTTGCAGCGATTTCCGACGAAGATCTAGAAAATGCTTGA